AACCTACTCCTGAATTAGAAGCTTGTACTGTACCAGCTTTCAATTCTGTTTTAGTTTGTGTTGCTTGTCCTTTAGCATAAAGCCCTATAGATTGTCTTCCTGCTACATTGATTTTAGCAGTAGCTGTATTCATCAAGAATTCTCCAGTGTTATATACCCCTGTTGAATTTGGACCTGTTATATTTATTTCTCCTTTGTTTTCTGCCTTAGAAACATTAGTCCCTTGTAACATAGAAGTCATACCAACAGAATTTGGAGAAGTTCCTATATTAATTTTTCCTGTTGTATCATTAACTATTGAAGCTTGATTTGTTGCTAACATTCCATAGCTATCTTTACCTTGTTCAGCAGCAACAGTTGATGTCCCTTTATCAACAGATATTGTACCTCTATTTGTTGCAGTAGCAGTTCCAACAGTTGTTTTACCATTAGCAACCATACCAATAGCACCTTGTCCAGTTATATTGATATTTGCACCTGCAGCATTTATTACAGCAGTATTATAAGTTGCTGCTGTTGAACCAGCTGTATTAACTTGGTCTGCTCTCATTCCAGAATTTAAATTATATTTATTATTTGTTTTACTAGCTCTAGCAGATATATTTATGTTTTTATTATTTGTCATATTAGAATCAATATTTACAAACATTCCTATTGAATTTCCAATATTATCTTGTAAATTAATATTTCCATTATTTACTGCTTTTCCTTCAGCTAAACTTACTTTGTCAGCAACACTTGCATCTGCCATTAATGCCATAGCTGCTGAATTATCTGCCTTATCAGAACCATTAGGATTTTTTCTTAAAGTGATAGTTCCTGCTGCTTCATTTGTCATTTCAACATTAGTACCTGCTTTTGCAGCAAATTTCATTCCATAACTTTCTGCTCCAGATAATCTTATATCTTTTCTATTTAATAATTTAGCTTCTGAACGAGTATTAGCACTTAAATGTCTTGGGATATAGGCATATATTCCTATTGATCTTTCTCCACGAAAATCAATTAAACCCGTATTTAATAAAACATTTTTTCCTTGGTTATCATTTTCTTGAACTTGAGCAATCGCAACTTTATATCCTACATAACCATCTGTACTTTTCTTTATTTTATATACAGTTGCATCTGCATTAGCTGGATCATACCCTGGTCCCATTATAGATAAATATTTTCCAGCTCCTACTCCAGTAGTGTCATAAGGCATATCTTTTATCCATTTTTCATCTTTTTCTTCAACATCGGTAATAGTACCAGCATTTTCTAGAGTAGAACCATTTTCTTGAGAAACCATACCTAAAGTAAGTATTCCACCTAAGTTTACTGTTCTTCCACTTGCAAAAGTGAAATGTTGATTTCTATTATCAACTTCCCAGAATCTAGAACCTCCAACAAAGAAGTATTGGTGGTTTTTATCAGGTTGTCCTGCTCCACCAGAATTTACTACACTACCAAATTCTTTAGTTCCTGTATAACCTGTGTAATCAGTGTTATATGAATTAAAATAAATTTTATTGTTATTATCTGTTTCTGAAGCTTCTGCATTAGGTCCATTCCTGTTTGTTAATCTTACCCAACTTTCATCTTTATACATTTTAAAAGCTAAAGATGCTCTATCATCTGGTGAACTAAAAGATCCAGAACCTGCTGGCCAAGTATAGTGTAGAATCATTCTTTCATTTTGCATACTTGGTTTTACTGTACTATTATTTGCTGCATTCACAAAAGCTGTATTTGAAAGTTGTCTAGGTGTACTACTACTACTATTACAACCATGGTTACAGTCTGCACCTAATATTACTGCAAAAGTAGGTGGTACTGGTAAATCTGGCGGTGTTACATCAGGTGCCACAGGTGCAAACGATGGTATATTAATATTTGGTGCAGCTGGTGCAACTGGATTTATTGTTGTCAAACTTGGTGTAGGTGGTTGTACATTAACTGGTGGTACATTTAATGTAATTGCACCTTTTTGAATATTTTTAGGTCTAATTCCTGCACTTACTTCTATAGTCATAGGATCTTCATTAATTTGTGCTCTTGTAATTAAACCATAGCTTAATCCATTTCCATTTGGATCAAATCCACCACTTGTAGCTATTATTGAAGCTAATGCCGCTTTTTGATTAGCAGTTCTAGCTGTTGTAGTTCTTCCAAATACATTTGTACTTCTTGTAAATATACCTTCAAATGGATACTTTTCAGATTTATCTCCTCTTCCTTTATATGTACCATTCCATTTACTGTACATATAGTTAGCTCCA
The window above is part of the Fusobacterium simiae genome. Proteins encoded here:
- a CDS encoding autotransporter-associated N-terminal domain-containing protein, whose product is MGNNNLYKVENTLRSMAKRYKSVKYSLGLAILFLMMGVSAFSEEVVAQEAAVQQEVMTNEQIASSRENLKNSVGNLQSKIDSARAENEKALTGLKLELVQLMEQGDQVVKSPWASWQFGANYMYSKWNGTYKGRGDKSEKYPFEGIFTRSTNVFGRTTTARTANQKAALASIIATSGGFDPNGNGLSYGLITRAQINEDPMTIEVSAGIRPKNIQKGAITLNVPPVNVQPPTPSLTTINPVAPAAPNINIPSFAPVAPDVTPPDLPVPPTFAVILGADCNHGCNSSSSTPRQLSNTAFVNAANNSTVKPSMQNERMILHYTWPAGSGSFSSPDDRASLAFKMYKDESWVRLTNRNGPNAEASETDNNNKIYFNSYNTDYTGYTGTKEFGSVVNSGGAGQPDKNHQYFFVGGSRFWEVDNRNQHFTFASGRTVNLGGILTLGMVSQENGSTLENAGTITDVEEKDEKWIKDMPYDTTGVGAGKYLSIMGPGYDPANADATVYKIKKSTDGYVGYKVAIAQVQENDNQGKNVLLNTGLIDFRGERSIGIYAYIPRHLSANTRSEAKLLNRKDIRLSGAESYGMKFAAKAGTNVEMTNEAAGTITLRKNPNGSDKADNSAAMALMADASVADKVSLAEGKAVNNGNINLQDNIGNSIGMFVNIDSNMTNNKNINISARASKTNNKYNLNSGMRADQVNTAGSTAATYNTAVINAAGANINITGQGAIGMVANGKTTVGTATATNRGTISVDKGTSTVAAEQGKDSYGMLATNQASIVNDTTGKINIGTSPNSVGMTSMLQGTNVSKAENKGEINITGPNSTGVYNTGEFLMNTATAKINVAGRQSIGLYAKGQATQTKTELKAGTVQASNSGVGLYSDKSVVNLDNTSNNLNLIANNGGLLFYNYESNNAANVANGVFRLTGNVKATVNNGGYAFYLKGTTIQTNGNITGLSTFFNSMFDSANSTGNLNITLNAGGTLMILDKPQGGEIKLSSVANPSSIASALGSKVTINNASTKYKVYAVYRGKLEIDQNVSLDKDSTTTTPDAFYRVDFRSSTMKLDAGKTMTGAKAGQVALFQGNYDEGGTSKGKVGEISIINNGTIRLTGNSTGNA